The sequence below is a genomic window from Bacillota bacterium.
CTCTTTCGGGGATATCCCGTAGGCTATCTCATCGCATGGCGTAATCCTGATGTCAAACTCAAGGATGGCACTTCATCTGCAGGAAAGCGTATACTCATCGATGGCCAGCAACGCGTGACCGCTCTTATGGCGGCGCTCTTGGGACGCGAGGTCGTGAATAAGGACTACAAAAAAGTGCGTATCCGCATTGCTTTTCATCCCGGCCAGCGCCGATTCGAGGTCTCCAACCCAGCCATTGAGAAGGATGTCTCCTGGATTCCTGATATAGCCGTAGTTTTTGATCCGCATACTATGCTGCTGGATTTGATCGGCCGTTATTGTCAGCTGAATCCCGGCACTACACAGGATGATGTCTTTCGAAGTCTAGAACTCTTGCGGGGTATCACCAGCAATCAGATCGGCCTGATAGAATTGGCTCCAGATCTGGATATCGAGACCGTCACCGAAATCTTCATCCGTGTTAACTCAGAGGGTGTGCCATTGAGTCAGGCAGATTTCGCCATGTCAAAGATTGCAGTCAACGAGACCTACGGCGGCCCGATTCTGCGCAAGGCCATTGATTATTTTTGCCATCTTGCGGCAAAACCAGAGTTCTTCGAAAGCCTGAGCGGCGACGAGGAGTTTGCCGCAAGTGAGTTCTTCCCTCAGATGACGTGGCTGCGCAATGAGAATAGCGACCTGTATGACCCCTCCTATACAGATATGTTACGGGTAGCTTTCACTTCAGAATTCAAGCGTGGCCGGCTGGAAGACCTGGTTGCTCTACTCTCAGGCAGGAATTTCGAGACCCGACAGTACGAGGGGCGCATCATGGAGGAATCCTTCTCACGCCTCAAAAAAGGCATCAGTCGTTTCATGAACGAAACTCATTTCAAGCGATTTCTGATGATCATCCGTTCGGCTGGCTTTGTGGATTCATCAATGATAGGGTCGAAGAACGCCTTGAATTTCGCGTACATCTTGTATCTGACTCTTCGCCAGATTGGGGTGGCGGACGGCGATATTGAACATTATGTACGTCGCTGGTTTGTTATGTCTCTTCTGACAGGCAGGTACTCCAGCCAACCGGAGACAACGTTCGATTATGATATTCGACAAATCTATGCCCAGGGCATTGTAAACTACGCCCAGAACTTGATTCAGGGCGAATTGTCAAATGCTTTTTGGGAGACCTCCCTGCCTCAGTCCATGGACACGTCCGTTGCGTCAAGCCCATACTTCCGGCTCTTCGAAGCGGCGCAGATTAAAGCCAACGACCGGGGATTCCTCTCGCGGGATATCACTGTGCGTGAGCTGGTTGAGGTAAGGTCAGATGTCCATCATATCTTTCCCAGGGGGTACCTCAAGAAAAATGGCTTGTCACGGGGTGAGTACAATCAGATTGCCAATTATGTGGTGGCGCAGAGCGAGGTCAACATCGCTATTGGCAGCAAAGAACCGCGCGTGTATTTCGGCCAATTCCTGGAGCAGTGCCAGGGTGGACCAAGACGCTACGGCAGCATCACGAGTCTGGACGAGCTACACGTGAATCTGCAAATGCACTGTATTCCTCAAGGGATAGAGGAAATGACCGTCGCGGATTACCCCAGATTTCTCGCGGAGAGGCGCAGGCTCATGGCAGACAAGATTCGTCGCTATTTTGAGGCGTTGTGAAAATAGGCGGGCGTTAAACCGGAGGCTGACGCAGAGAAGGTGCCTTGATTTGGACAAGCCCGGGGCTGTGGGGCAATTATACTTGTGGCTATATTAATTTTGGTCATGTGCGTGGTTACTCTATACTGGCTGGTTTAGGAGTAAAGTCTCCCGTCGGAAATTCCTGAGCAGATTATAAATATTAACGCTTTCTATAAAGTTTGGTCTATAGGGAGGTACCGCCGTGACCTACGAGTCAATTACTGAAGAGATGATTCAAGCCCTTGATGATGAAATCGACGCCATCAAGAAAGGTGCCGGGGACAACAGATTAGCCTTGAACATCCTTTCTCATAGCCATACCACCGAACAAATGATCAGGCTTGACAATCCGCGATTGACCACAGCCTTCCTTGATTTCAATGGAATTACTGGGGCTCTCAACAGGGAAAAGAGAAGAAAGCGAGGCTTTACTGAAACGTATTTCAGCAATTCTGGAGAAAAGTATGAGTTGGCCAAGGTGCCCCAATCCAAAATGCGGGCGGCCAATGGTACTGAGGACTGGCAGATTCGGTCCCTTTTTTGGGTGCCCGGGCTATCCGCACTGCAAAGAGACTGTAAATGTACCAAGGCCAGTGCTTGAAGCAATCATCGAGGAACTCGATATCCCTTGCCCGGTCTGTGGGGACGGGCGAATGCGATTCAGGGTCGGATCGAAAGGGGCATTTCTGGGATGCAGCAGGTACGATGACTGCAAAGCGACGTTGCCGTTGGGGTGAGTGAGTTACTATTCCCTGATGCGGAAACCGTGCCGAAATCAGGATTACCCAAAGGGGTAGTGAACCTGGCTTATTATCTTATTCTGGATCATAAGGACGACCATAATTTGTCATCTGAAAGCTTGCGGAAGACGGTAGCGAGCCCTTGCTTATCCAGGCGTCCTGAAGCAACATCCATCATCGTGCCATAAAGCATTCCATCCGGGTCGGCTATCCTTACGGCGTTCAATTCCAGGAATACCAGAGCGCAAACCAGAGCGGTCCGTTTATTGTCATCGATAAATGGATGATTATTGCAGATATGAAATGCATAAGCTGCCGCCATTTCAAAGATGTCTCTATGGAGGAATTCCCCGTTGAAGGAGGCCTGTGGCATCGCCAGGGCTAAGAGCAATAAATCGATGTCGCGAATGCCTGGGTGCCCCCCATAGCGTTCAATCTGGTCCTTATGAATTTCGATCGCCTCGGCCAAAGTCAAAAAGGTTCTGTCATCCACGCCCGAGCCATCCCCCCCACAACTTGTTGCCTTCGCGAAGATCGCGCCTTATTCTGCAAGCTTTCTTAGAGTGGATTCATGTTCGGCGTTTATCTTGGCAAGCGCGCTCTTGAACCGCTCCTCGCGTGTCACATCGTCTATAGGGGAGATAATCAGGTTCTTGCCATCCGTGACGATTTTCAAGGGCGTATTCATGGTGATATTCAGTAGCTCTAGTATCGGCTTATCGATGATCAGCGCCGCGCTGTTTCCATGCGTAGTTAAGGTTTTAATCACAGTCATCCCTCCTATGGATCCATTGTGATTACAATATATCACCAAGAACATGATCAGTCAAGTAGTATCTTCTCGAGGGGCGTGTAACTTCTTTGTGTCCCAAAAAATGAATTTATTGGCGACATATTCCTTCACACTATGCTGGTGGCTTGGCGGGGTAGGAGTATCATAGGAGCACTTCCGTAGTGAGGTCAGGTGGCGAATAATTCGCCACCTTTGCGCGAGGACCGACGAAATTATCACCACCTTCCCATAGGGGAAAGACCATTTACACAAAGAAGTTTGCGTTCTCGCTCAGACTGACTAAAATATCGTTACCTTGACCCAATATATGCCATAAATTCTATTATCATGGACAATTATCTCCTTAAATCTTCCAATTTAGGTTTGGTGTGGCGAGAATTTCGCCACCCAAGAGCGAAGACTGGCGACGATGTCGTCACCTCTCAGCAAAACCTGACGAGATTTTAGCCACCTGCATGCGAGATCAACGAAGGTACTGGGATATCTGAGGCTACTGTGGACCATCGAAGATTCATATCACGAGTGGGATCCAGCCCGGGCGCATCTTCTATTGGCGTAAGCACAGCGCAGTCCCTTAATCAGCAAGGGCCATAGATTGATCGCGGAGGCTGCGGTGCATATCGCCGATGGGGACGTGGGCGGGGCAATGCCGCTCCTGGACCAAGCCGAACGCGAGGCGGATCGGGCGATCTTTGCATGGGATGCTGAGATCCAGCGCCATCGCCTCAAGGCCTTACGCGAATGGGCTGCAAAGCAGGGGTGAAATCCTCCACTGACTCAATGGGGCTCATTTCACCTGGACTTCTGTAATAGGTAGCCGTATATTTCCCGACGCCTAAGACTAATAACCGGTGGCAAACCTCTTTCACATGCTCCGCGCTACATAGCACATAGAGTGCCCGATGCGGCATTGGAAAAATAGTCAGATCCTGGAGGAATCTCTCACTAAATGAAGAATAACCTACTTACACCACCATTCCTATAAGCGCCGCACAATATCTCATGCCATAGTTCATTTCGATTTAGCTGGTTTCAGGAGTGTGTGGGCCTTTATGTGTGGTTGAATCCGGAATTAGAGGTAGCATATCTCGGGGTGAGGGAAAGCATGAGGATCCTGCATACCTCCGATTGACACCTTGGGCGGCCCCTCGAGGGCCGTTCAAGGCTAGATGAGCAACGCGAGTTCATCGATGAGCTGTGCGGAATTGCCGATGATCAGAAGATTCAACTCGTCCTCGTGGCAGGTGACGTGTTCGATACGTATAATCCTCCTGCCGAAGCCGAAGTACTCTTCTTCGAAACGATGGAAAGGCTGGCCCGTGGAGGCGCGCGAGCCGTAGTAGTCATTGCGGGCAATCATGACAGCCCCGACCGGCTGCGCGCTGCAAACCCGCTTGCCTGGAGGCATGGCATCTCCATCGTTGGGTATCCGATGGAGCAGCTTTGCTCGGTAGACGCCGCTGAACGACATGCTATCGACCCGTGCGCAGAATCTGAGGTCGCGGCTGCCGCCGGGCGGACGGAACGTGCTGGTAAGCTCTGGCAGCAGGTTTTTGAGATAGCGATAGAGTTGCTTCCTGATGTCCCGCCGCATGATGGCACACTACTTGCAAAACTTGCGGATGACCAATTAGCTGGAGTGGCACAGGCATGTACGTAGGCGGAACAGGCCTGGCGAGACACGCTCACGCGAGAGCAAGCGGCCGCGCTCGCCGCAGAGCTTCGCCATTCGCGGGGACTATGACCGGGAAGGCCTCGCACGCCGAAAAGAGGAGATAGAACGTCAAGACAGGGACCTTTCCAGTCTGGAAGAACGGTTCCGGAAAGCTCAGCAGAAACAGCAGGAGCTAGAGCAAGAGGTCAAACAGCTGGAGAAGCACTCTCAAGATGTCCGTGAAAAGGTCAGTGCGGTGAGCCAGGCGCTAGAGGGACTACAGCAACGCCTGGCCGAGCTTCAAAGCGAACTTGAGAACACAACCGGCGGACAGGACCTGGATCGGCTCATTACAGATAACGAGAAGGCGATCTCAGGTCTCAATCGCGCGGAACAAGATGCCAGGGCTCGGGAGTCTGCTGTCCGCGAGAAGCTCGAGATGCTAGGTAAAAAGGTGGCTTCGCTAGATTCGGGCATCAGGAGGAGCAGGGAGGTTCTGGACGACGTACGGCAGCGCCTCCGAGATGGTCTTGCCGAATCTGGCTTCGCCTGTCTCGAGGAAGCCCGCGAGGACGGAACCGGTAGCGAAATCCGGCCTCACTACATCTGACCTATTCGACCCAAAGACCGAGTAAGAAGGCTTTAGTCTAAGCGAAGAGGCATCGTTCAAATGGTGTAGATGGGAGTACGAACGGGCAGTTGCGATATCATAATAGAGGAATTTCATAAGACCCTTATACTCTATGCCCCTTCTTCCTCTACAGGAATGATCTTCACATCAATCCCATAATCATGGATGAGCGCATTGATCTCCTCAAGCCCGGAAAAATAGCAGTCATGCTCCCGGCATAGTGCCACAGCATCCGCAGTAAAACCAGCTGTCGACACCAGCCAGATTTGTACTTTTTCTGCTCCTCTCTCCGACTTCAGTACCGCCGCAGCCTCCAGAACCCGAGCCACCTCCGGCCGCGTCATAGGCTTATCCTTACGATACTTACATTCTGCCGCCCAAACGAACGTCCCTTCAGGCGTGGTATACTCCCCAAAACCGTCAATCTGAAACTCCCTGCTGTCGGGAAGCTTCACCTTATAGTCCCCGGTCATGTGGAAGCGTGGTAATATCACCTTTCCCTGGCGGCCGAAAAGCTCCCCGGGAAGTTCCTCATTATTTGCATGCGAGAGGAGGTTTTGCACCACTTGCTCCAGGAGTTTCCCCTTGAGATAATTGAAAGCGCCTCGCCATTCCAGTTCCACCTTGTCTAAGCCCTTTAACTCATGTTCATAACGATGCCGGATATACCTCATAAGCAGCGGGTCGTTGAAGGTGTAATACCTAAAGTCGCTACGATAAACCAAATCAGCCAGATAGAGCTTCTCGATCTTTTCCTCGACCATCGCCGGAGGTACCTTTAGCTTGGCAGCGATGGCCTCGATGTCTACCGGCGCATCGGTATACTTGGTGAAGTAGTAGATAATCTTTTTCCCTAGCTCCACGTCATTATCCTGGTTGAGTAGCGCTTGGTTCTCCGCAAAATGTGTTTCCCAGAAGCCGAAAATCTTCCCGCGGGTAACCTCATATTCTACTACTCGATCGATATCATCCAGAGTGAGAAAACGCCTCCCCGGACAGGTCGAAGTCACACAACAATAGATATAATAGGGGTGCCCGGCTGTCTGCATACTAAGGTAGAGGGCTGCCTCATCCGTGGTCGGCGCGTCACCCGCATAAAGATGAAGCAAGACTTTTAGGAGCGTTGCCCCGTCCACCAGCGCCATGGGCTTAAGGTAGCGAAAATCGAAACGCCCGCCCAACGGCCCGCCCATCACGGTGCGAAAGATCATAGTCACCGCCGAGCCGGTGACGAGCATCGGCGCACGCCGACTTTGGGCCGCGCGATCGTAAGTCGCTGTAAGATCGGTGGCAAAACTCTTGCCGGGTTTGATGTCTTCCGGGTCCGCTATATCATAGACATAGAATTTCATGTCCTGAAATTCGTCGATAATCACAGCGACATGGATCCCCAGGCGCACGCCAAGCTCCTCTGGAGCAAACAACATATCTTCCCAGTGATTACGTGCATCCTGCCAGCCGGCTTCTGTATAGCGCGTAAGGAATCTTTTGATAAAATCCTCTTGAATAAAGCGGACCCGCGTGTCAGTAGTCTCTAACGCCAGCAGATCTTTCAGACTCATGCGGCGTGAGCCATAAAGCACCGGGTCACGTAAAAGGTAGGCAATGTATTGCCTGAAAAATGTAGTGTAATACTCCAGCAGGAATTTATGGAGAGTGGTCTCCTCCCGTTTCATTTTGAAGTAAAACGGCGCCACCCCATAATCCTCGAAAAAGACCTTGTTCACCAAACGATCCAGGAGAGCAGTTTTTCCCATGCGCCTCGGGGATATCAGGGCAAGACTACCGGAAACTAGATTCTTGATGTTACGATACCACTCTTCCAGTTCACGCAAGATCTCTAGGCGGTCTGTGAATTCGCCTTCCAGGAGTAGTTCCTCCACAGGGTTGACCTTCCCCATTAGTGCTCCGCCCTCCTCTATTTCCAAACTATACTATATTCTAGCCTAATTCCCCATGAGAAACAAGGGCGCGCCGGACACCGCTCGTTCGGCGGGTAGCCGGGCGAATGCTAAGAATCTAAATATGTGCCTGATGTTACGATACACCTCAGGGCTTCCCAGGAGGCCCTGAGCGGGTCCCGGTATCATTACCGAGGACATGCTCTCATCATAGAGGGCACTACCCTCTTCCGGGGTCCCCTCTCCGGGGTACTTCCCGCTCCAGCGGGTACTACCCTCCCGGGCTACCTTTACACAGAAGGGAGATGACTATAGCTTAAACTTACCCCAAATTGTGTCTTGACATCGGGGACCACCTCGCGGGGCGAAACCTTACAAGAGCGTTCGATTTACGAGTGAGTGGCGGTATGGGGAGTGGCGGCATTCGGATTGGTTTTTGGGTTTGGCGCCGGATAGAGGGTAAGGATGAATTCTTCACCGGAGACCTCTAATCTTGGTTCGCGTGCGCCTGCCATGCGCATTTCTTTGAGGATCATAGGGATTCCTCTTCCCAGCCGCTCGATATAACCTAGATTCTGCATATAACGCAGGAGCTGAGGATTCCGCGCAAAAGAAACACCGATCTTCATCTTTTCGATTGTCACGGTATTGGGCAGCCGGCCGGGGCTGTGAAACTCTACCCGGTCGTCGAAGACCAGAACCCGGATTTGAGATCCGGCGATGCTGTAGTTCCGGTGAACCACGGCATTGACAACGGCTTCACGTAGCACCTTGGCCGGGTAGGGCTGATGATCGATTCTGCGTGTGCCTGCGAAATAGACAGGGGTTGGTACGCCTACTCTGATCCTTTCTACAGTCTTATCTACGACGTCAGGCAATCGCCCATTAATGACCGTCCGGTCCACAAGTTCATCCGCTAGCGTTATTCCGCGGATGCGTGCCACCGTTAACCCGCTTTGCGGCAGGTTTACTTCGGGACGAAGGCCAAAAAGGAGCAAACCTCCCACTGTAGCCACGATGCTCTTGGTCGTTTCCTCGCGGATCAGAATGCTTGCATTGATGAGAATTCTTTCGGTGGATTCAGGTTCGGCAAAGGGATCGAAATCGTGAAAGCGTTGGAAATAGTCGGCGACGGCATAACGGTCAATATCCGCGATAGATGTGCCAAGAACGGGTGTTTCATCGTAGGTGACCATCCCGGAGCTCTGAAAAAGCCGGCTTAGTTCTTCGCGCGTTGCCTCTCTTTTCTGGCTTCCTACACGAACGTAATAGTGGCCGGTGCTGCTTTGATAGGGTGCTACTACCCCTTTAGGGATGGTCAACACGGCTATATCCTTATGATCAGGGAATTTTACAATCTCAAAACCAGGAATAACCCCGGGGATAACTCCAGTTCGACAAATATTCAGGCACCACTCTTCCAGATCATGACGCGTTAGCCCCACTCGCTGACCATGATCATCCACGCCCAAAAGGATTCGTCCGCCTTCGGTGTTGGCGAAAGCGACGATTTCTTCGGCAAGATGATGGGGCAATATGCGATCTTCCTTGAATTCAACATAGGAATTCTCCCCGGCTTCGATCATCTCTTCCAGTTCTGCGCGTGTCATCTATTATTCTCCCCAATCTCCCCAATCTTGTTCCGCTGTTATAGGGAATAATATAGCCTGCTACTCTATGCCTTTACGCCGCCACCTCGTTCAGGATATCGCCAGTTGGCACTATCTGGTATAATCATACAATAGGTTCACAAAAGAGGCAAGAATGATATGATGCTCCCGCAGGGCTTCATGTCGTTATATTAGTTTCTCCGTTTCTCCTCGCCTCCCTTGACGCGCGCGCCATATTGTGTCATCCTGTAAGCGTGGTGCCTAATCGTGGTGCCCTGTACAGCGAGGGCCATGGATGATGGCAGTAGCACGGATGGTAGAAGCATGGGTGGCAGCAGGGTGCCGGGAGAGGGGGATCGCGGGTCAGGATGAAGAGGTGGACCTGGGGGTCCGTCAGGGGCCCCGGGATGTTCCATGTGACGATAGACCCGGAAGGGCCGGGGGTGCTTCGACTTCACCTCAGGCGCGCTGGGGGCTCGAGGCGTTCGATGCTCGCCGCCCTCAGCGGGCGGCCCAGGAACCTTCTCTGGATCAACGGCAGCCAGCTCCTGCTCCTGGACGAGAGCAACGCCGACACAGTACAAGCCCTCATCGAGGTCGCCCACGAGCGCACTCGGCCGGGGCGCGAGGTGTCGGAGGAGACCTGGCTCGACGTCAAGCGAGAGACGGCGCGGCGGGTGCACCGGCTTTACCCCCGCGTGCCCGTTGACGAGATAGAGGGCGATATCGATTACCTGTATGGACTTGTCGTGGAGCTCTCGCGGGGGGCGTGCCCCAGCGAACGGGGCGTCCCGGGGCGCAGCATGGCCGGGGCCGAGTGGCAGGCGCCTGCGCGCATGGACCTCATGGTCTCGTCTATGGGCGGCTCGGGCTGCCAGAACGCGTGTGCCTGGTGCTATGCCTCGGATATGCCAGAGGTCCGCGAGCTCGACACCGCCTCATGGAAGCAGGTGATCGACCGGCTGTGGGACGCGGGGATACCGATGGTGAATTTCACCGGCGGCGAGCCGACGATGCGGCCCGACCTCGTGGAGCTCGTGCGCTATGCTGAGAGATTTGTCACCGGTCTCATCACGAATGGCAGGGCGCTCGCAGGGCTCGTGGGCAAGCTGAAGACGGCGAGCCTGGACTACATCCAGGTGAGCATCGAGTCGGCGGATAGGGACGTTCACGATGCGATCGTGGGCTCTAAAGGGGCGTGGGAAGAGACCGTCCGCGGCATCAGGGCCGCGCTGGATGCGGGCATGTACGTCTCTACAAACACCACGTTGACGCGGGCGAATGCAAAAGGGTTCCCCAACCTGCTGCGCTTCCTCGCGGGCGCCGGCGTGAGATATGTGGGCTGCAATGCGCTGATCCCCGCCGGGCGCGGCGCGAGGCATCCCGACGCGCTCGAGGCCCCTGAGCTCAAGGCTCTCCTCACCGGGGCCATGGTGGTCGCGGGCGAGCTGGACCTCGAGTTAAGCTGGTTCACACCTACATGCTATAAAGACCTCGATCCGGTGGCACTCGATCTCGGGGCGAAATCGTGCTCGGCATGCCATACCAACATGGCGGTGAGGCCTGACGGCGTGGTTGTGCCGTGCCAGTCGTGGTTGCACGATGAGGGGCTCGGCAACATCCTCACGACGTCCTGGAAGCGCATATTCAACCACCCGCTCGCCCGCAAGATCAGGGCCCACGGCTTTGCGCCCCAGGAGTGCAGGAAATGCGAGCATTTCGCCGTCTGCGGCGGGGCCTGCCCATTGGAGGAGTTAAATCGGCGTGGGACGGGTAACAGGAGGGGGATAAGATGAGGCAGACGTTTCCCCGGACACTTCCCGTCATGGCGTTAGTGGGCCTCCTCCTATGCCTTGCGGTCGCGACGGCGGCCGGCCCTGTCGCCGCTCCGGTCTATGCATCGGGGGACACTGGCACATACAGG
It includes:
- a CDS encoding DUF262 domain-containing protein, encoding MTTQLYSVTQPSIDMLMAWVKSGEIAILEIQRPFVWSAVQVRNLLDSLFRGYPVGYLIAWRNPDVKLKDGTSSAGKRILIDGQQRVTALMAALLGREVVNKDYKKVRIRIAFHPGQRRFEVSNPAIEKDVSWIPDIAVVFDPHTMLLDLIGRYCQLNPGTTQDDVFRSLELLRGITSNQIGLIELAPDLDIETVTEIFIRVNSEGVPLSQADFAMSKIAVNETYGGPILRKAIDYFCHLAAKPEFFESLSGDEEFAASEFFPQMTWLRNENSDLYDPSYTDMLRVAFTSEFKRGRLEDLVALLSGRNFETRQYEGRIMEESFSRLKKGISRFMNETHFKRFLMIIRSAGFVDSSMIGSKNALNFAYILYLTLRQIGVADGDIEHYVRRWFVMSLLTGRYSSQPETTFDYDIRQIYAQGIVNYAQNLIQGELSNAFWETSLPQSMDTSVASSPYFRLFEAAQIKANDRGFLSRDITVRELVEVRSDVHHIFPRGYLKKNGLSRGEYNQIANYVVAQSEVNIAIGSKEPRVYFGQFLEQCQGGPRRYGSITSLDELHVNLQMHCIPQGIEEMTVADYPRFLAERRRLMADKIRRYFEAL
- a CDS encoding type II toxin-antitoxin system death-on-curing family toxin, with product MDDRTFLTLAEAIEIHKDQIERYGGHPGIRDIDLLLLALAMPQASFNGEFLHRDIFEMAAAYAFHICNNHPFIDDNKRTALVCALVFLELNAVRIADPDGMLYGTMMDVASGRLDKQGLATVFRKLSDDKLWSSL
- a CDS encoding AbrB/MazE/SpoVT family DNA-binding domain-containing protein, with product MIKTLTTHGNSAALIIDKPILELLNITMNTPLKIVTDGKNLIISPIDDVTREERFKSALAKINAEHESTLRKLAE
- a CDS encoding histidine kinase is translated as MTRAELEEMIEAGENSYVEFKEDRILPHHLAEEIVAFANTEGGRILLGVDDHGQRVGLTRHDLEEWCLNICRTGVIPGVIPGFEIVKFPDHKDIAVLTIPKGVVAPYQSSTGHYYVRVGSQKREATREELSRLFQSSGMVTYDETPVLGTSIADIDRYAVADYFQRFHDFDPFAEPESTERILINASILIREETTKSIVATVGGLLLFGLRPEVNLPQSGLTVARIRGITLADELVDRTVINGRLPDVVDKTVERIRVGVPTPVYFAGTRRIDHQPYPAKVLREAVVNAVVHRNYSIAGSQIRVLVFDDRVEFHSPGRLPNTVTIEKMKIGVSFARNPQLLRYMQNLGYIERLGRGIPMILKEMRMAGAREPRLEVSGEEFILTLYPAPNPKTNPNAATPHTATHS
- a CDS encoding radical SAM protein, whose protein sequence is MKRWTWGSVRGPGMFHVTIDPEGPGVLRLHLRRAGGSRRSMLAALSGRPRNLLWINGSQLLLLDESNADTVQALIEVAHERTRPGREVSEETWLDVKRETARRVHRLYPRVPVDEIEGDIDYLYGLVVELSRGACPSERGVPGRSMAGAEWQAPARMDLMVSSMGGSGCQNACAWCYASDMPEVRELDTASWKQVIDRLWDAGIPMVNFTGGEPTMRPDLVELVRYAERFVTGLITNGRALAGLVGKLKTASLDYIQVSIESADRDVHDAIVGSKGAWEETVRGIRAALDAGMYVSTNTTLTRANAKGFPNLLRFLAGAGVRYVGCNALIPAGRGARHPDALEAPELKALLTGAMVVAGELDLELSWFTPTCYKDLDPVALDLGAKSCSACHTNMAVRPDGVVVPCQSWLHDEGLGNILTTSWKRIFNHPLARKIRAHGFAPQECRKCEHFAVCGGACPLEELNRRGTGNRRGIR